A window from Flavobacterium gyeonganense encodes these proteins:
- a CDS encoding substrate import-associated zinc metallohydrolase lipoprotein: MKLIKKYIKIVLAAGIMSVISCSHEDQPTQSTLDFTQPVKTDLDTWIDQNYINPYNISVQYKWNQNVVEQNRFLYPPAINKVQPALEIIKKIWIDSYSAIAGKDFVKIIAPRDFVLVGGVNVNPDNVSNTLGLAEGGKRISLFQVDYVDKKNRASVTQFVHTIQHEYVHILNQTKTFDVEAWAKITPNDYTSNPFGITDAAAQRLGFISAYARSNYTEDFAETAAIILLMSKAEYDALYASITVPAAVTALKKKEALVVQYYRDAFNIDFYALRDEAQKNTTDVLNN, encoded by the coding sequence ATGAAATTAATTAAAAAATATATAAAAATAGTATTGGCAGCTGGGATTATGTCAGTAATATCATGTTCTCACGAAGATCAGCCAACTCAAAGTACATTAGATTTTACTCAGCCTGTAAAAACAGATTTAGATACATGGATAGATCAAAATTATATAAATCCTTACAATATTAGTGTTCAATATAAGTGGAACCAAAATGTAGTAGAACAAAATAGATTTTTATATCCACCAGCTATTAATAAAGTACAACCTGCACTTGAAATAATCAAAAAGATATGGATAGATAGTTATAGTGCTATTGCAGGAAAAGATTTTGTTAAAATTATTGCACCAAGAGATTTTGTTTTGGTAGGTGGTGTCAATGTAAACCCGGATAATGTTTCTAACACTTTAGGATTAGCCGAAGGTGGAAAGAGAATATCTTTATTTCAGGTAGATTATGTTGATAAAAAAAATCGCGCAAGTGTTACGCAATTTGTACACACTATTCAGCATGAATACGTACATATTTTAAATCAGACTAAAACTTTTGATGTAGAAGCCTGGGCAAAAATCACACCTAATGATTATACTTCAAATCCGTTTGGTATTACTGATGCTGCAGCTCAAAGGCTTGGATTTATTAGTGCTTACGCGAGATCAAATTATACAGAGGATTTTGCAGAAACTGCTGCAATAATTTTACTCATGTCAAAAGCAGAATACGACGCTTTATATGCAAGTATCACCGTGCCCGCAGCAGTTACTGCTCTTAAGAAAAAAGAAGCTCTGGTTGTTCAGTATTACAGGGATGCTTTTAATATCGATTTTTATGCTTTAAGAGACGAAGCTCAGAAAAACACTACTGATGTTTTAAATAATTAA
- a CDS encoding RagB/SusD family nutrient uptake outer membrane protein: MKNIKIALSLLMLICISSCDDFLSEVPDNRLQIDTPEKISELLADAYPDGSYISITESMTDNVSDNKTSLVNINNEQSFNWELQDDQTSRDTQGFYWNAAYKAIATANKALAAIKELGDTADLNPQKGEALLARAYAHFMLVSIWSNRYNPATAATDLGIPYVTEPEEVLIKNYKRNSVKEVFDLVESDIKEGLKYVTNDYRTEYLKYHFNKEAAKAFAARFYTIKGDWEKVLEYTDGLGNKPVGKLRDWAAYNSYDFPNKPIEYAKNTQVTNLLVGFPSSICGRATNLNRFAFTRAKERDEILGSETNIFNKDWLIDIVIQGASGANVAVYKFDEYFKYTNLTAQIGLPYTGVVLFSNDEMFLNRIEAHVMTNQLDIATAELEYFLGTRTDGYTSTDVLTKAKIYAKYPVIDNEYTPFYSLTTEQASFIKAITEARRREFLHEGQRWFDIKRFNLVVEHDTYNAQGQISKKTFWLKMISVVLCKYH, translated from the coding sequence ATGAAAAATATAAAAATAGCCTTATCTCTATTGATGCTTATTTGTATTAGTAGTTGCGATGATTTTCTTTCTGAAGTACCAGATAATAGATTGCAAATTGATACTCCTGAAAAAATATCAGAATTATTGGCAGATGCTTACCCGGATGGGTCTTATATTTCTATTACAGAAAGTATGACCGATAATGTATCTGACAATAAAACCTCACTTGTAAATATAAATAATGAGCAAAGTTTTAACTGGGAATTGCAAGATGATCAAACAAGCAGAGATACTCAGGGATTTTACTGGAATGCTGCATATAAAGCAATTGCTACAGCTAATAAGGCATTAGCGGCTATAAAAGAATTGGGAGACACCGCTGATCTTAATCCTCAAAAAGGAGAAGCTTTATTAGCGAGGGCTTATGCTCATTTTATGTTGGTTTCTATATGGTCTAATCGTTATAATCCTGCTACTGCTGCTACTGATCTCGGTATTCCGTATGTGACAGAACCTGAGGAGGTTTTGATTAAGAATTACAAACGTAATTCAGTAAAAGAGGTTTTTGATTTAGTAGAATCCGACATAAAAGAAGGCTTAAAGTATGTTACAAATGATTACAGGACAGAGTATTTAAAATATCACTTTAATAAAGAAGCGGCTAAAGCATTTGCTGCACGTTTTTACACTATAAAAGGAGATTGGGAAAAAGTCCTTGAATATACAGATGGGTTAGGAAACAAACCTGTTGGTAAATTAAGAGACTGGGCAGCTTATAATAGCTATGATTTTCCTAATAAACCTATCGAATATGCAAAAAATACGCAGGTTACGAATTTATTAGTTGGTTTTCCAAGTTCAATTTGCGGCAGGGCAACTAATTTGAACAGATTTGCTTTTACCAGAGCAAAAGAAAGAGATGAAATACTTGGAAGCGAAACCAATATATTTAATAAGGATTGGTTAATCGATATTGTAATACAAGGAGCGAGTGGAGCTAATGTAGCAGTTTATAAATTTGATGAATATTTTAAATATACAAATTTAACAGCACAGATTGGTCTTCCTTATACAGGAGTTGTACTTTTTTCTAATGATGAAATGTTTTTAAATCGTATTGAAGCTCATGTTATGACCAATCAATTAGATATTGCCACCGCAGAATTAGAATATTTTTTAGGAACAAGAACAGATGGTTATACATCTACTGATGTGTTGACAAAAGCTAAAATATATGCAAAGTATCCTGTTATTGATAATGAATATACTCCTTTTTATTCCCTAACTACGGAACAAGCTTCTTTTATTAAAGCAATTACTGAGGCAAGAAGAAGAGAGTTTTTGCATGAAGGACAAAGATGGTTTGATATCAAAAGATTTAATCTCGTGGTAGAACATGATACTTATAACGCTCAGGGACAAATAAGCAAAAAAACATTCTGGTTAAAGATGATAAGCGTCGTGCTGTGCAAATACCACTAA